One region of Trichoderma breve strain T069 chromosome 7 map unlocalized scaffold00007, whole genome shotgun sequence genomic DNA includes:
- a CDS encoding ketopantoate reductase panE/ApbA domain-containing protein gives MAIWTRVISRPRKSFLHLYPQKVFRAAKPMAAYSTQPSHQPAWLKTLLDNKTPAPKLYAWSPENVDSSISGNGNTTQSNSDDLDRRIFILGVGNLGRLYASCLSMQSPRPPITLVVHRKELLSQWIQSPGLEITRLGKLYSGKDEFQIEWWTDEAPTHGPVREVAQASKIRNLLVATKAAAAMPEADKLRRYLDSGSSVAFLQNGMSKLWPPHGQEYISRRYPDNDGPNILACVTNHGVLSEGPFKSLHASPADTAIGPVLLNTSTQPLAASVAYLTEAIATAPDLNARSITRAELWVSQLQKLVVNSSINPLTAVLRCKNGVLFEDPNGVIAKVLDRLLAESSAVLQTLINHPSTTEILTDSTGTSAKSLDTLREELTLRFSHDQLRTMLYKIGHIVRDNTSSMLQDARAGKPTEIRDFNGWLVETADFLGTNSSGQQLDVSCHRALIALVESGTVLDETELGKQLLS, from the coding sequence ATGGCAATTTGGACAAGAGTAATTTCTCGCCCTCGGAAATCATTTCTCCACCTTTATCCACAGAAAGTCTTCCGTGCCGCTAAACCAATGGCGGCCTATTCCACACAACCATCTCACCAACCTGCATGGCTCAAGACCCTCTTAGACAACAAGACCCCGGCTCCCAAATTATACGCCTGGAGTCCAGAAAACGTAGACAGCAGTATCAGCGGCAATGGAAATACCACTCAATCCAACTCGGACGACTTGGATCGCCGAATATTCATCCTCGGCGTCGGCAATTTAGGTCGTCTCTACGCCAGCTGTCTGTCCATGCAatctcctcggcctccaATCACTCTCGTCGTCCACAGAAAAGAGCTCTTATCTCAATGGATTCAAAGCCCCGGCCTTGAGATTACCCGATTGGGAAAGTTGTACAGCGGCAAGGATGAATTCCAGATTGAGTGGTGGACTGATGAAGCACCTACCCATGGCCCTGTTAGAGAAGTCGCTCAGGCGAGCAAAATTCGCAATCTCCTCGTTGCAACTaaagctgctgccgccatgCCAGAAGCCGACAAGCTGCGAAGGTATCTTGACAGTGGCAGTAGCGTGGCCTTTCTCCAAAACGGCATGTCGAAGCTGTGGCCGCCCCATGGACAGGAATACATATCAAGGCGGTATCCCGATAATGATGGGCCTAATATCTTGGCCTGTGTCACGAACCACGGCGTCTTATCAGAGGGACCATTTAAAAGCCTTCATGCCTCACCCGCAGACACCGCTATTGGGCCTGTTTTACTGAATACCAGCACTCAGCCTCTCGCAGCGAGTGTAGCATATCTAACGGAGGCCATCGCCACTGCTCCCGACCTCAACGCAAGATCCATAACAAGAGCCGAGCTCTGGGTCTCACAACTCCAAAAACTCGTCGTGAATTCTTCTATAAATCCCCTTACCGCCGTTCTCCGCTGTAAAAATGGTGTCTTATTCGAGGATCCGAATGGCGTTATAGCGAAAGTTCTCGACCGCCTCCTCGCCGAATCCAGTGCCGTGCTCCAAACTCTCATCAATCACCCCAGCACCACCGAAATTCTGACTGATTCCACTGGGACAAGTGCCAAATCTCTGGATACTTTGAGAGAAGAGCTGACTTTGCGCTTTTCGCACGACCAGCTTCGGACAATGCTCTACAAGATTGGTCATATTGTTAGGGACAACACTAGCTCCATGCTTCAGGATGCTCGTGCGGGAAAACCCACGGAAATTCGGGATTTTAATGGATGGCTGGTCGAGACGGCAGATTTTCTCGGTACAAATAGCAGTGGTCAGCAGCTAGACGTCTCATGCCATCGGGCTTTGATCGCACTGGTTGAGTCAGGCACTGTTTTGGATGAGACGGAGTTGGGCAAACAGTTGCTTTCATGA
- a CDS encoding type III restriction enzyme, res subunit domain-containing protein, with protein sequence MDSESDTKEKDVGESRSALLGEMVAAAQQGSTPDTNTDSPPAIGISEEDALKNLSGTVRDQDDLERDITMQANAALMEAEDKKDRNRIVKLELTRERFKSLLDKEKKRLEKAAGNPTQSRTIQNEIAKFEQEIKQATLDINDFESRIQKRHQEDPLNGLNQTKSKRLPGESNRDYLIRTGKITPFSKLGGARPAGIEGQLADTILDAEEEATAEQLNNEASEGPLSHQLLRRPGFAEEVTEPSASEGAAEAEFSLRPRKKRKVQKQTEREPSADFEPEAQSSSESVDSTVWQQTTEDDIVRQQRRKAKAKASAAEQEAIDLSKVDDGNEAHYKKRLKDWVDRRSRARRAKRQSISVTSPEESDEEEDEWFKPAPGVPDHYFTDDLKLPGDVYPSLFGYQKTGVQWLAELYKQNVGGIIGDEMGLGKTVQLIAFIAALHYSKKLKKPVIVVAPATLLRQWVSEFHRWWPPLRVSILHSSGSGMLNPTAEDEYDVEHFSPMATKSEKAARRIIRGAVQKGHVLVTTYTGLQTYADLLLGVEWDYAVLDEGHKIRNPNAEITVTCKELNTPNRLILSGTPIQNNLTELWSLFDFIYPMRLGTLVNFKQQFEIPIRQGGYANASNLQVMTAEKCAEALKETISEYLLQRLKVDVAADLPEKTEQVLFCKLTEGQRKAYETFLRSDEVSAILNRTRQSLYGIDILRKICNHPDLLDKSLANKPGYEVGNPKMSAKLQLTKDLLQKVMIPNGHKTLLFSQGKQMLNIIEKCIRNCNITYLRMDGETPIDQRQPMIDKFNSDPDIHVFLMTTRTGGLGTNLTGADRIIIFDPDWNPSTDLQARERAWRLGQNKPVKIYRLMTEGTIEEKIYHRQIFKQFMTNKVLKDPKQRSSYDLSDLYDLFTFEKNTDPAASRSEVFRGAEVNLNKNIDNTDAKSLMLIKNVGQGKQEGELKSLDLVAATEEVKEDPSAHEERRMLEGIFARSVNSAYDHEQIVNGPQKVQADISVLRQEANMVARQAAAHLRHAGEEARRVPIGTVTWTGEVGTAGRPGGNRRRGGPSSAGIMSNLADRQGLDSGSSSRSGTPGGEKNLKAKDFIPMIKTFINRHGGKVPSKMLVDHFNSYCPGKKQSDEFKSALEMIAVLNRPSSTGRGMWSLKPQFK encoded by the coding sequence ATGGACTCTGAAAGCGacacaaaggaaaaggatgTCGGCGAAAGCCGCAGTGCCTTGCTCGGCGAAATGGtggcagcagctcaacaAGGCTCAACACCCGATACCAACACTGATTCCCCGCCAGCTATTGGAAtcagtgaagaagatgcgcTGAAAAATCTCTCTGGAACTGTACGAGATCAGGATGATCTGGAGCGAGACATCACCATGCAGGCCAACGCGGCGCTGATGGAGGCTGAAGACAAAAAGGACCGTAACCGAATCGTCAAATTGGAGTTGACCCGCGAGAGATTCAAATCtctgctggacaaggagaaaaagagattGGAAAAGGCTGCTGGCAACCCGACCCAGTCTCGAACGATTCAAAACGAAATTGCCAAGTTCGAACAGGAAATCAAGCAGGCCACTCTAGACATCAACGATTTCGAATCACGTATTCAGAAGAGGCACCAAGAAGATCCGTTAAACGGCCTGAACCAGACCAAATCGAAGAGACTTCCTGGAGAAAGCAATCGCGACTATCTCATCCGGACAGGCAAGATCACCCCCTTCTCGAAATTAGGAGGCGCACGACCTGCCGGCATTGAGGGCCAACTCGCCGACACCATCTTGGATGCCGAAGAGGAAGCCACCGCGGAGCAGCTGAACAATGAAGCCAGCGAGGGGCCGTTATCACATCAACTGCTCCGGCGTCCAGGCTTTGCTGAAGAAGTGACAGAGCCATCCGCGAGTGaaggagcagcagaggctGAATTTTCACTTCGCCcgcggaagaagagaaaggtccaaaaacaaacagaaCGTGAACCGTCGGCTGATTTTGAGCCCGAAGCACAATCTAGCTCAGAATCTGTTGATTCTACAGTGTGGCAGCAAACAACAGAAGATGACATCGTCCGTCAACAACGTCGtaaagccaaagccaaggcaTCGGCTGCTGAGCAAGAAGCTATCGATCTTAGCAAggtcgatgatggcaatgagGCTCACTACAAGAAGCGATTGAAGGATTGGGTTGATCGAAGGAGTCGAGCAAGGCGAGCTAAACGTCAAAGCATTTCTGTTACAAGCCCCGAAGAgagcgatgaggaggaagacgaatgGTTTAAACCAGCACCAGGTGTGCCAGATCATTATTTTACCGATGACCTCAAACTGCCAGGCGATGTCTATCCATCCCTTTTCGGATACCAAAAGACTGGCGTGCAGTGGCTGGCCGAACTCTACAAGCAAAATGTTGGAGGCATCATCGGAGACGAAATGGGTCTTGGTAAAACCGTCCAGCTTATTGCATTCATTGCCGCTCTGCACTACAGCAAAAAGCTCAAGAAACCAGTCATTGTGGTCGCTCCAGCCACGCTCCTCCGGCAATGGGTAAGCGAATTCCATCGCTGGTGGCCCCCTTTGCGTGTTTCAATCCTGCATTCTTCAGGCAGTGGAATGCTCAATCCTACAGCCGAAGATGAATATGATGTGGAACATTTCAGCCCAATGGCTACCAAATCCGAAAAAGCTGCGAGGAGGATCATTCGAGGAGCTGTTCAGAAAGGTCATGTTCTGGTTACCACATATACTGGTCTTCAGACATATGCCGATCTGCTGTTGGGCGTTGAATGGGATTATGCAGTGCTTGACGAGGGCCATAAAATCCGAAATCCAAATGCTGAAATCACTGTTACCTGCAAAGAGCTCAATACGCCAAACCGTCTCATTTTGTCTGGAACACCAATACAAAATAACCTCACGGAACTCTGGTCGCTCTTTGACTTCATCTATCCGATGCGCTTGGGTACTCTAGTCAACTTTAAGCAGCAATTCGAGATTCCCATTCGGCAGGGTGGCTATGCAAATGCGTCTAACCTTCAAGTTATGACTGCTGAAAAATGCGCTGAAGCTTTGAAGGAGACTATCAGTGAATATCTACTCCAGCGATTGAAAGTTGATGTGGCTGCCGACCTTCCAGAAAAGACAGAGCAGGTCTTGTTCTGCAAATTGACAGAGGGCCAACGCAAAGCATACGAGACATTTCTCCGCTCCGACGAAGTCTCTGCCATTTTAAACAGGACACGCCAATCTCTCTATGGAATCGATATCCTTCGAAAGATTTGCAACCACCCTGATCTACTTGACAAATCTCTTGCAAATAAGCCGGGTTATGAAGTTGGCAACCCGAAAATGTCCGCAAAGCTTCAGCTCACAAAAGATCTCTTGCAAAAAGTCATGATTCCGAACGGTCACAAGACACTCTTGTTTTCACAGGGCAAGCAGATGCTGAACATTATCGAGAAATGCATCAGGAACTGTAACATTACCTATCTACGAATGGATGGCGAGACTCCAATCGATCAACGACAGCCGATGATTGACAAGTTTAACTCTGATCCTGATATCCACGTCTTTCTCATGACTACCAGGACTGGTGGATTGGGCACAAACCTTACTGGAGCAGATcgaatcatcatctttgatcCAGACTGGAATCCATCCACTGATCTGCAAGCGCGAGAACGAGCATGGAGACTGGGCCAGAACAAACCTGTCAAGATTTACCGACTCATGACTGAAGGTACCATTGAGGAGAAGATATATCATCGTCAAATCTTCAAGCAGTTTATGACGAACAAAGTTCTCAAAGATCCGAAGCAGCGAAGCTCTTACGACCTCTCAGATCTGTACGACCTATTTACTTTTGAGAAGAACACAGATCCTGCTGCATCGAGAAGCGAAGTATTCAGGGGTGCGGAAGTAAACCTGAACAAAAACATAGACAACACCGACGCAAAATCCTTGATGCTTATTAAAAACGTGGGtcaaggaaaacaagagggTGAACTGAAGAGCTTAGATCTCGTCGCTGCAACGGAAGAAGTTAAGGAAGATCCATCTGCCCATGAAGAGAGGCGAATGCTTGAAGGCATCTTTGCGCGATCAGTCAACAGCGCTTATGACCACGAACAGATTGTCAATGGTCCACAGAAGGTGCAGGCTGATATATCTGTCCTACGCCAGGAGGCAAACATGGTGGCTCGTCAGGctgcagctcatcttcgacatGCGGGAGAGGAGGCTCGCCGAGTACCAATTGGTACAGTTACTTGGACTGGCGAAGTTGGTACTGCAGGTCGTCCTGGTGGTAACCGTCGTCGTGGAGGCCCAAGTTCAGCGGGTATTATGAGCAACCTCGCGGATCGCCAGGGCTTagacagcggcagcagctcacGATCAGGAACGCCTGGAGGTGAAAAGAACTTGAAGGCGAAGGACTTCATCCCTATGATCAAAACATTCATCAACCGTCACGGAGGAAAGGTTCCCAGTAAGATGCTGGTGGACCATTTTAATTCTTACTGCCCAGGAAAGAAACAGAGCGACGAATTCAAGTCTGCGTTGGAAATGATTGCGGTATTGAACCGGCCCAGCAGTACTGGGAGAGGCATGTGGTCGTTGAAACCACAATTCAAGTAA
- a CDS encoding myb-like DNA-binding domain-containing protein, whose amino-acid sequence MSRSSMHGESSQDAHNLVGREGMPSPARRPQRPRIKFTQEEDELLIELKEQKNLTWKQIADFFPGRNPGTLQVRYCTRLKTDSAPWTREMDERLLDALQNYEDEKWRIVAQRVGGGVTPMGCCNRVWELFNDDIDDSPQFPFPNDG is encoded by the exons ATGAGTCGCTCATCAATGCATGGAGAGAGCAGCCAAGATGCACACAACTTggttggaagagaaggaatgCCTTCTCCTGCGCGGCGACCTCAACGGCCAAGGATCAAGTTcactcaagaagaagacgaactTCTGATTGAGCTCAAAGAGCAGAAGAATCTCACGTGGAAGCAAATTGCCGACTTCTTCCCCGGCCGCAATCCAGGCACGTTGCAAGTGAGATACTGTACAAGACTAAAGACTGACTCTGCACCATGGACGAGGGAGATG GACGAAAGATTGCTAGACGCTTTACAAAActatgaagatgaaaagtgGCGCATCGTTGCACAGAGGGTCGGCGGTGGAGTGACGCCGATGGGGTGCTGCAATCGTGTGTGGGAGCTGTTTAATGATGACATTGACGATTCTCCCCAGTTTCCATTCCCAAATGACGGTTGA